The Gemmata palustris genome includes a region encoding these proteins:
- a CDS encoding DUF4870 domain-containing protein produces the protein MSVAEELDKLKKMRDDGTITEEQYARAVAELDEGREEGRVRVHRRDRDEDKDEDREYRRLRDYDELEELSPRELEKKAREWGMFLHLSLFAGHVIPLGGIIVPIVIWQMKKDELPKIDRHGKNAVNWLISFALYFIISAVLCLVFIGFVLLPVVVVLGIVFPIIAAMKANEGRVWKYPLAIPFLT, from the coding sequence ATGAGCGTCGCCGAAGAACTGGACAAACTCAAGAAAATGCGCGACGACGGGACCATCACCGAGGAGCAGTACGCGCGCGCCGTGGCCGAACTCGACGAGGGGCGCGAAGAGGGCCGCGTGCGGGTCCACCGGCGCGATCGTGACGAAGATAAAGACGAAGATCGCGAGTACCGGCGCCTGCGCGACTACGACGAACTCGAAGAACTGTCGCCGCGCGAGTTGGAGAAGAAGGCGCGCGAATGGGGCATGTTCCTGCACCTGTCGCTGTTCGCGGGCCACGTCATCCCGCTCGGCGGGATCATCGTGCCCATCGTAATCTGGCAGATGAAGAAGGACGAGTTGCCGAAGATCGACCGGCACGGCAAGAACGCGGTGAACTGGCTCATCTCGTTCGCCCTCTACTTCATCATCAGTGCCGTGCTGTGTCTCGTGTTTATTGGATTCGTGCTGCTGCCCGTTGTGGTGGTCTTGGGGATCGTGTTCCCGATCATTGCCGCGATGAAGGCGAACGAGGGGCGGGTGTGGAAGTACCCGCTCGCGATTCCGTTTTTGACGTGA
- a CDS encoding AAA family ATPase translates to MTDPATIEKLRPKLDPFYRAVESVLIGQRKLIDGLLIGLLTDGHVLLEGVPGLAKTLAVRTVASALHLKFARVQFTPDLLPADVIGTQIYNPRTGDFTVKQGPVFANVVLADEINRAPAKVQSALLEAMAERQVTIGESTLKLPRPFFVLATQNPIEQEGTYPLPEAQVDRFMLKVVIDYPSRADELAVLDRMGGLATSVEISPALEANELEELRRAVDSVYVDAKVKEYMIDVIRATRKPADYGLDMAGLIQLGASTRAAIALLRAAKAHAFLVGRGYVTPEDVKAAAPDVLRHRLVISFEAEAEDLRPESLVKQVLDRLPVP, encoded by the coding sequence ATGACCGACCCGGCGACCATCGAGAAACTGCGGCCGAAGCTGGACCCGTTCTACCGGGCGGTCGAGAGCGTACTCATCGGTCAGCGCAAGTTGATCGACGGGCTACTCATCGGGCTACTCACGGACGGTCACGTGCTGCTCGAGGGCGTGCCGGGGCTGGCGAAGACGCTCGCGGTGCGCACGGTCGCGAGCGCCCTGCACCTCAAGTTCGCGCGCGTCCAGTTCACTCCCGACTTGTTGCCGGCGGACGTGATCGGCACGCAGATCTACAACCCGCGGACCGGTGACTTCACCGTGAAGCAGGGGCCGGTGTTCGCGAACGTGGTGCTGGCCGACGAGATCAACCGCGCCCCCGCGAAGGTGCAGAGTGCGCTCCTCGAGGCGATGGCCGAGCGCCAGGTCACCATCGGCGAGAGCACGCTCAAGCTCCCGCGGCCGTTCTTCGTGCTCGCCACGCAGAACCCCATCGAGCAAGAGGGCACTTACCCGCTACCGGAAGCGCAGGTGGACCGGTTCATGCTGAAGGTGGTGATCGACTACCCGAGCCGCGCGGACGAACTGGCGGTTCTGGACCGAATGGGCGGTTTGGCGACGAGCGTGGAAATCTCCCCGGCCCTCGAAGCGAACGAACTGGAGGAGTTGCGGCGGGCGGTGGATTCGGTATACGTCGACGCGAAGGTGAAGGAGTACATGATCGACGTGATCCGCGCCACGCGCAAGCCCGCGGATTACGGGCTCGATATGGCCGGGCTCATTCAGTTGGGCGCGAGTACCCGGGCCGCGATCGCGCTCCTCCGGGCGGCCAAGGCCCACGCCTTCCTCGTGGGCCGCGGGTACGTGACGCCCGAGGACGTGAAGGCGGCCGCCCCGGACGTGCTCCGGCACCGGCTCGTGATCTCCTTTGAGGCCGAGGCCGAGGACCTGCGCCCCGAGTCGCTGGTGAAGCAGGTGCTCGACCGATTACCGGTACCGTGA
- a CDS encoding DUF6800 family protein, whose product MVERRIELDRRYGRKKKMKKLKEKLETATGEARDKVLYKIKRLSPFWVEPAKPEGK is encoded by the coding sequence ATGGTCGAGCGGCGAATTGAATTGGACCGGCGCTACGGGCGCAAGAAGAAGATGAAGAAGCTCAAGGAGAAGCTGGAAACCGCGACCGGCGAAGCGCGCGACAAGGTTCTCTACAAGATCAAGCGCCTCAGCCCGTTCTGGGTCGAGCCGGCAAAGCCCGAAGGCAAGTAA
- the truA gene encoding tRNA pseudouridine(38-40) synthase TruA, which produces MTVRNLKLTIRYDGTDFFGWQTQPGQRTVQETIEKAISEITRESRVRVNCSGRTDSGVHAVGQVANVYTVSRLSCETLLKAINAKLPNDVSVREVIEAPQSFCANKDAVRKMYRYVVQDGRQQDPFLRKYAWFVRQNLDAEVMARAGRCLVGRHDFRCFETEWPNRLTSVRTITHLSVNRFGECIWIDVEANGFLYNMVRAIAGSLVQVGRGFWPETQIADVLRAMDRRLAGPTAPPEGLFLMRVTYHPCPT; this is translated from the coding sequence ATGACGGTTCGCAACCTCAAACTCACCATCCGCTACGACGGGACGGACTTCTTTGGCTGGCAAACGCAGCCCGGCCAGCGCACGGTGCAAGAAACGATCGAAAAGGCCATCAGCGAAATCACCCGCGAGAGCCGCGTGCGCGTGAACTGCAGCGGGCGCACGGATTCCGGCGTTCACGCCGTCGGGCAAGTCGCCAACGTTTACACCGTGTCGCGGTTAAGTTGTGAGACGCTCCTCAAAGCGATCAACGCGAAACTCCCGAACGATGTGAGCGTTCGCGAGGTGATCGAGGCGCCCCAGAGCTTCTGTGCGAACAAGGACGCCGTGCGGAAAATGTACCGCTACGTCGTTCAGGACGGGCGGCAGCAAGACCCGTTCTTGCGTAAATACGCCTGGTTCGTCAGGCAAAACCTCGATGCGGAAGTGATGGCGCGTGCCGGGCGGTGTCTGGTCGGGCGCCACGACTTCCGCTGCTTCGAGACGGAGTGGCCGAACCGCCTCACGAGCGTGCGCACCATCACGCACCTGAGCGTGAACCGGTTCGGCGAGTGCATCTGGATCGACGTGGAGGCGAACGGCTTCCTCTATAACATGGTGCGGGCGATCGCGGGCAGTCTGGTGCAGGTCGGGCGCGGGTTCTGGCCCGAAACGCAGATCGCCGACGTGCTCCGCGCGATGGACCGCCGGCTCGCCGGCCCCACCGCGCCGCCCGAAGGCCTCTTCCTCATGCGTGTAACGTACCACCCATGTCCGACGTGA
- the aroA gene encoding 3-phosphoshikimate 1-carboxyvinyltransferase: MSDVTYPAELEIAPLTKPVSAAVTVPGSKSITNRALVLATLSVAEKGTTLRGVLRSEDTEVMIECLRWLGFVIDTDWDQNTVWISPEQDPRLHRKNDLIPAESADLFVGNSGTTVRFLTAAVALGQGTYRLDGIPRMRERPIKDLLDALQQLGVNAYSEHGNGCPPVVVQTTGLRGGRVRVKGDVSSQFLSALIMAAPFADGDSDIEVDGPLVSEPYIAMTFRMLQDFGLKFEVRGPGNYHIFGDQYLGVTEYAIEPDASAASYFWAAAAIAGGRITVTGLNRKSLQGDVRFVDVLAQMGCQIEEGDNGITVHGGRLRGVDVDMNDISDTVMTLGAVACFAEGPTTIRNVGHIRHKETDRIAALATELRKFGAEVEERDDGLTIVPRPLKGCAVDTYNDHRMAMSLALVGLKVPGVVIRNPGCVVKTYPGFWQDLELLRG; encoded by the coding sequence ATGTCCGACGTGACTTACCCCGCCGAACTCGAAATCGCCCCACTCACGAAGCCCGTGAGCGCGGCCGTGACCGTACCGGGCAGCAAGAGCATTACCAATCGCGCGCTGGTCCTCGCCACGCTGTCGGTCGCCGAGAAGGGCACGACGCTCCGTGGCGTGCTCCGGAGCGAGGACACCGAGGTGATGATCGAGTGCCTCCGGTGGTTGGGTTTCGTGATCGATACCGACTGGGACCAGAACACCGTCTGGATCTCGCCCGAGCAAGATCCGAGGTTGCACCGGAAGAACGACCTCATCCCGGCCGAGTCCGCGGACCTGTTCGTCGGGAACTCGGGAACCACTGTGCGGTTCTTGACGGCCGCGGTCGCGCTGGGGCAAGGCACGTACCGGCTCGACGGCATCCCGCGGATGCGGGAGCGCCCGATCAAAGACCTGCTCGACGCGCTCCAACAACTCGGCGTGAATGCGTACAGCGAGCACGGCAACGGGTGCCCGCCCGTCGTGGTTCAGACGACCGGTCTGCGCGGCGGGCGCGTTCGGGTGAAGGGCGACGTGAGCAGCCAGTTCCTGAGCGCGCTCATCATGGCCGCGCCGTTCGCGGACGGGGATTCCGACATCGAGGTGGACGGGCCGCTGGTGTCAGAGCCGTACATCGCGATGACGTTCAGAATGCTGCAAGACTTTGGTCTGAAGTTCGAGGTGCGCGGTCCTGGGAATTACCACATCTTCGGCGATCAGTATTTGGGCGTGACCGAGTACGCCATCGAACCCGATGCCTCGGCCGCGTCGTACTTCTGGGCGGCGGCTGCCATTGCCGGTGGCCGGATCACGGTCACGGGGCTGAACCGCAAGTCGCTCCAGGGAGACGTGCGGTTCGTTGATGTGCTGGCGCAGATGGGCTGTCAGATCGAGGAGGGCGATAACGGTATCACGGTTCACGGCGGGCGACTGCGTGGGGTCGATGTCGATATGAACGACATCAGCGACACCGTGATGACGCTCGGCGCGGTCGCGTGCTTCGCCGAGGGGCCGACCACGATCCGCAACGTCGGGCACATTCGCCACAAGGAAACGGACCGCATCGCCGCACTCGCGACGGAACTGCGCAAATTCGGCGCGGAGGTCGAAGAACGCGACGACGGGCTGACGATCGTGCCGCGCCCGCTAAAGGGTTGTGCGGTAGATACCTACAACGATCACCGCATGGCGATGAGTCTGGCGCTGGTCGGGTTGAAGGTACCGGGAGTGGTGATTCGCAACCCGGGCTGTGTGGTGAAGACGTACCCGGGGTTCTGGCAGGATTTGGAACTGCTCCGGGGCTAG
- a CDS encoding transposase → MVLLEPAHAIDVFSQLRETSARRGWALLALAVLTNHIHAVVRVEGDPDGAVLLRDFKSYASRRLNTAHGKPVAGSWWSESGSRRVLRDEKNILAAIEYVSSQTGALFVWAVAPVGESIGIDVG, encoded by the coding sequence GTGGTGCTGCTCGAACCGGCACACGCGATAGATGTGTTCTCGCAGTTACGGGAAACCTCAGCGCGTCGCGGCTGGGCGCTGCTCGCCCTCGCGGTCCTTACGAACCACATCCACGCCGTGGTTCGTGTCGAAGGTGATCCCGATGGCGCGGTTCTACTTCGTGATTTCAAGAGCTACGCGAGTCGTCGGCTCAATACCGCGCACGGCAAACCCGTAGCGGGTTCCTGGTGGTCGGAATCTGGTTCGCGCCGGGTGCTTCGTGATGAGAAGAACATTCTCGCCGCGATCGAGTATGTCAGTAGTCAGACCGGAGCGCTGTTCGTCTGGGCAGTCGCGCCGGTTGGGGAATCGATTGGCATTGATGTTGGTTGA
- a CDS encoding DUF11 domain-containing protein, with amino-acid sequence MSRWKHIRAATGGGAAVVAVWAFVSLAASAQKPQLTFHNVPEPPATEAEHLLPLGDFTDPNVEQAQFKQRAPGSGAPGQPTGASAAVTDPAYPVVTIRVRVPADAMPGDDIKYIITVQNVSAADAHSVTVRNPLAKEVADVVRAEPQPDKPTPSGKLQSDAQPGGVTSQSDLSRQLVWSLGTLKAGAVKVIELTLRHKPDITELKNLAYVKYEHGQSVTTKIGKPTVKVTKTAPKQSVRDETYNVRLLVENTGKIPAEGVRVLENVPTSAEIEPVTAGAKKIQQPEGLKGAGAQQWMWEIAKLQPGERRVIEYRVTAREAKEIYTLTNVTGQKLVPDKPAETRTQVLVPGLELKFTGPDGVVNAGESAKYEILVRNTGTLPSTNLKVVGTIPVDCRPTRKTDGGQILRDSIAWQVPRLDPGEAQTFRYELKASTTGRRKVTSSASDARGTRAAQELATTFSGAAALAWETKFDPQTVQVGKRGVLTVRVKNTGGAEGRNVRVQIEAPDCVSVVQTTPNVRFAGNVVQFNAESVPSNGETTYTLTFEGRKVDQAEFLFRMTADSLGDRPMTTNKSVEVISAPK; translated from the coding sequence ATGAGTCGGTGGAAGCACATCCGGGCGGCAACGGGCGGCGGAGCGGCGGTCGTCGCGGTGTGGGCTTTCGTCTCACTGGCGGCCTCGGCGCAAAAGCCACAACTCACGTTCCACAACGTGCCGGAACCACCAGCGACAGAGGCGGAACACCTCCTGCCGCTCGGTGATTTCACCGACCCCAACGTGGAGCAGGCGCAGTTCAAACAGCGTGCGCCCGGCAGCGGCGCGCCGGGGCAACCAACGGGCGCGTCCGCGGCGGTGACCGATCCGGCGTATCCCGTTGTCACGATCCGCGTGCGCGTGCCCGCCGACGCGATGCCCGGCGACGACATCAAGTACATCATCACCGTGCAGAACGTCTCCGCCGCGGACGCGCACTCCGTGACCGTGCGCAACCCGCTCGCGAAGGAAGTAGCTGATGTCGTGAGGGCCGAACCGCAGCCCGATAAGCCGACACCATCAGGCAAACTGCAGAGCGATGCACAGCCGGGCGGCGTAACGTCACAGAGTGACCTGTCGAGACAACTCGTCTGGTCGCTCGGCACGCTCAAAGCGGGGGCAGTCAAGGTGATCGAACTCACCCTGCGCCATAAACCCGACATCACGGAGCTGAAGAATCTGGCCTACGTGAAGTACGAGCACGGCCAGTCGGTGACGACGAAGATCGGCAAGCCCACGGTCAAAGTGACGAAGACCGCGCCCAAACAGAGCGTGCGCGACGAGACGTACAACGTCCGCCTACTGGTCGAGAACACCGGGAAGATACCGGCCGAAGGCGTGCGCGTGTTAGAGAACGTGCCGACGTCGGCGGAGATCGAACCGGTCACGGCCGGCGCGAAAAAAATTCAGCAACCGGAAGGATTGAAAGGGGCTGGGGCACAGCAGTGGATGTGGGAGATCGCGAAGCTCCAACCCGGCGAGCGAAGAGTGATCGAGTACCGTGTCACCGCGCGCGAGGCGAAGGAAATCTACACCCTCACGAACGTGACCGGGCAGAAACTCGTACCGGACAAGCCCGCCGAGACCCGCACGCAGGTGCTCGTGCCGGGGTTGGAGCTGAAGTTCACGGGGCCGGACGGTGTGGTGAACGCGGGCGAGTCCGCAAAGTACGAGATCCTGGTGCGAAACACCGGCACGCTCCCGAGTACCAACCTGAAAGTTGTGGGCACGATCCCGGTCGATTGCCGGCCGACGCGCAAGACGGACGGCGGTCAAATCCTCCGCGATTCCATCGCGTGGCAGGTGCCCAGGTTGGACCCGGGTGAGGCGCAGACGTTCCGGTACGAACTGAAGGCGAGTACGACCGGCCGGCGCAAGGTGACGAGTAGCGCGTCGGACGCCCGCGGTACGCGCGCCGCGCAGGAACTGGCGACGACGTTCTCGGGCGCGGCCGCGCTCGCGTGGGAAACGAAGTTCGACCCGCAGACGGTCCAGGTCGGCAAGCGGGGCGTGCTCACGGTAAGAGTGAAGAACACCGGCGGCGCGGAGGGCCGCAACGTGCGCGTCCAGATCGAGGCCCCGGATTGCGTGAGCGTCGTGCAAACCACGCCGAACGTTCGTTTCGCGGGCAACGTCGTTCAATTCAACGCGGAGTCCGTTCCCAGCAATGGAGAAACGACGTACACGCTCACGTTCGAGGGGAGGAAGGTGGATCAGGCAGAGTTCCTCTTCAGGATGACCGCAGACAGTTTGGGCGACCGGCCAATGACGACCAATAAGTCGGTCGAAGTGATTAGCGCTCCGAAGTGA
- a CDS encoding alpha/beta hydrolase family protein — MLRSQFALSRGFAAIALFGLIVASAGPLSAQPANKKVLTFADYDIWRAASGVTLSRDGQYVAYLAGAESGDGEAVVRHVSSGREYRFPRGTASGIAALGTSPRFTPNGKKLLLPLTPTKAALDKAKADKLKVDEYPKAAIAIVDLSSGKELDRIAGAGSFQVGGEGDGFLIYRKPTAAESGKSDTKEPTTPPVKGKGKGALPPSGGAPPGPTRTYGSDLFIRDLSGTTDRTILEVSEYSLSADEKTLVYTVSSRKDEKNGVYALNPNFGTGGAPLKSGPGRYTSLTWDEKQNKLAFFFDDSQIPSATLAPPPHPAGSPVGTAITTTPSAPTPPRYRVFVWDRVTKAEPKPLSRVPLGTVGGFGAITATVVAANAPAPVALSEVLGPDTPGIKKGWALSGNSLSFSQDGTKLYVATAPERAPPPATAPADEIQLDLWHWKDANIQPMQKLRATQDRNRTFGAVVLLDTKQFRQLSEDDVTVQQAATGDWAVSTDERKYKHTTGYAFPVPNDYALVNVRSGAKLPIATASAVNFTLAPSGKYLLSFDGKDWYTVSVPDGKKVNLTAKLAVKFFDEEHDSPSTAPAYGSAQWTSDGKFVLVSDRYDIWKLAADGSGAENLTKVGREQGLRFTLLRPRSPDDRSPIERTIDLGKTHLLGAEKLSTHDTGFYRLEPGAEPRLLLMGGRSYGNPIKAKDADVYLLTVQTFSQYPDYYVTTPDFNELTRVTDINPHVKNYNWGRAEQIKYTSGDGVPLTGILIKPENFDPTKKYPMVVYIYERLSENLHQFRVPNVTRGQVINPTFYASNGYIVLMPDIAYKIGYPGPSAIKCVLPAIQAAVDKGFVDEKAIGINGQSWGGYQIAYMVTQTNRFKAAVAGAPVANMVSAYDGIRWGTGLPRQFQYEKTQSRIGATLWDAPLRYIENSPVFMADRVQTPLLMIHNDQDDAVPWYQGIEYFLALRRLGKEAYLLNYNGEPHNLAKKPAARDFAMRMFQFFEHHLKNKPAPEWMEKGVPYLDREKEKEQWRKLYGQKGDEAYER, encoded by the coding sequence ATGCTGCGCTCCCAGTTTGCGCTGTCGCGCGGGTTCGCGGCGATTGCCTTATTCGGGCTGATCGTCGCGTCCGCGGGGCCGCTCTCGGCACAACCTGCCAACAAAAAGGTGCTCACGTTCGCGGACTACGATATCTGGCGCGCTGCGAGTGGGGTCACGCTCTCGCGCGACGGACAGTATGTCGCGTACCTCGCCGGCGCGGAAAGCGGGGACGGCGAAGCGGTGGTGCGGCACGTGAGCAGCGGGAGGGAGTACCGGTTCCCGCGCGGTACGGCGAGCGGAATCGCTGCGCTCGGCACGTCCCCGCGATTCACTCCCAACGGCAAAAAGTTGCTGCTGCCGCTCACCCCCACGAAGGCGGCGCTCGATAAGGCAAAGGCCGACAAACTGAAGGTGGACGAGTACCCGAAGGCCGCGATCGCGATCGTCGATCTATCGAGCGGGAAGGAACTGGACCGCATCGCGGGCGCCGGTTCGTTCCAGGTCGGCGGCGAGGGCGACGGCTTCTTGATTTACCGCAAGCCGACCGCAGCCGAGTCTGGCAAAAGCGACACCAAAGAGCCCACCACACCACCGGTCAAAGGCAAGGGCAAAGGGGCGCTCCCACCCAGCGGCGGAGCCCCCCCGGGACCGACGCGGACCTACGGGTCCGATCTCTTCATCCGCGACCTTTCCGGCACCACCGACCGCACGATTTTGGAAGTGAGCGAATACAGCCTCTCGGCCGATGAGAAGACGCTGGTGTACACAGTGTCGTCGCGCAAAGACGAGAAGAACGGCGTGTACGCGCTGAACCCGAATTTCGGCACCGGCGGGGCTCCGCTGAAATCCGGGCCGGGTCGGTACACGAGCCTCACTTGGGACGAAAAGCAGAACAAGCTCGCGTTCTTCTTCGACGACAGCCAGATTCCCTCCGCGACGCTCGCGCCGCCCCCGCACCCGGCCGGTTCACCCGTCGGCACCGCCATCACAACGACCCCGAGCGCGCCAACTCCGCCGCGGTACCGCGTGTTCGTGTGGGACCGAGTTACGAAGGCCGAACCCAAACCCCTCTCGCGCGTGCCGCTGGGCACGGTCGGCGGGTTCGGCGCGATCACGGCTACGGTCGTGGCGGCCAACGCGCCGGCCCCGGTCGCGCTCAGTGAGGTACTCGGACCCGATACCCCCGGCATCAAGAAGGGCTGGGCGCTCTCGGGCAACTCACTGAGTTTCTCGCAGGACGGCACGAAGCTCTACGTCGCCACGGCCCCCGAACGCGCCCCGCCGCCAGCCACCGCGCCGGCGGACGAGATTCAACTCGACCTGTGGCACTGGAAGGACGCGAACATCCAGCCGATGCAGAAGCTGCGTGCCACACAGGACCGCAACCGGACTTTCGGCGCGGTCGTCCTGCTCGACACGAAACAGTTCCGCCAGCTCTCGGAAGACGACGTGACCGTGCAGCAGGCCGCGACCGGCGACTGGGCCGTGAGCACGGACGAGCGGAAGTACAAGCACACGACCGGGTACGCCTTCCCGGTGCCCAACGACTACGCGCTCGTGAACGTGCGGTCGGGCGCCAAACTCCCGATCGCGACCGCGAGCGCGGTGAATTTTACCCTCGCGCCGAGCGGGAAGTACCTGCTGTCGTTTGATGGCAAGGACTGGTACACCGTCTCCGTACCAGATGGCAAGAAGGTGAACCTGACGGCCAAACTCGCGGTAAAATTCTTCGACGAAGAACACGATTCGCCGAGCACCGCGCCCGCCTACGGCAGCGCACAGTGGACCTCGGACGGTAAATTCGTCCTGGTGAGCGACCGGTACGACATCTGGAAGCTCGCGGCCGACGGGTCCGGTGCGGAAAATCTCACGAAAGTGGGGCGCGAGCAGGGTCTGCGCTTCACGCTGCTGCGCCCGCGCAGCCCGGACGATCGCAGCCCGATCGAGCGCACCATCGACCTGGGCAAGACCCACCTGCTCGGCGCAGAAAAGCTCAGCACCCACGACACCGGCTTCTACCGCCTCGAGCCGGGCGCGGAACCGCGCCTGCTGTTGATGGGCGGGCGCAGTTACGGCAACCCGATCAAGGCAAAAGACGCGGACGTGTACCTGCTCACGGTGCAGACGTTCTCACAGTACCCGGACTACTACGTCACCACGCCGGACTTCAACGAACTGACGCGCGTGACGGACATCAACCCGCACGTGAAGAACTACAACTGGGGCCGGGCGGAACAGATCAAGTACACCAGCGGGGACGGCGTCCCGCTGACCGGCATCCTGATTAAGCCGGAGAACTTCGACCCGACGAAGAAGTACCCGATGGTGGTGTACATCTACGAGCGGCTGTCGGAGAACCTGCACCAGTTCCGCGTGCCCAACGTGACGCGGGGCCAGGTCATCAACCCGACGTTCTACGCGAGCAACGGCTACATCGTGCTGATGCCGGACATCGCGTACAAGATCGGGTACCCCGGCCCCAGCGCGATCAAGTGCGTGCTGCCCGCGATCCAGGCCGCGGTCGATAAGGGGTTCGTGGACGAAAAGGCAATTGGCATCAACGGGCAGTCGTGGGGCGGGTACCAGATCGCGTACATGGTCACGCAGACGAACCGCTTCAAAGCGGCCGTGGCGGGCGCGCCGGTGGCCAACATGGTGAGCGCCTACGACGGCATCCGCTGGGGCACCGGGTTGCCGCGCCAGTTCCAGTACGAGAAAACCCAGAGCCGCATCGGGGCGACGCTGTGGGACGCGCCCCTGCGCTACATCGAGAACTCGCCGGTCTTCATGGCGGACCGGGTCCAGACGCCGCTCCTGATGATCCACAACGATCAGGACGACGCGGTGCCGTGGTACCAGGGCATCGAATACTTCCTGGCCCTCCGGCGCCTCGGTAAGGAAGCGTACCTGCTGAACTACAACGGTGAACCGCACAACCTCGCGAAGAAGCCCGCGGCGCGCGACTTCGCGATGCGGATGTTCCAGTTCTTCGAGCACCACTTGAAGAACAAGCCCGCGCCCGAATGGATGGAAAAGGGCGTCCCGTACCTCGACCGCGAAAAGGAAAAAGAGCAGTGGCGCAAGCTGTACGGTCAAAAGGGCGACGAAGCCTACGAGCGCTGA
- a CDS encoding prolipoprotein diacylglyceryl transferase family protein, producing the protein MQQVLFTIPIFKDSFKPDGIPMYGFGAMLFVCFVAVTVWGSRRAKRTANMPPERFQDMVIWLFVSGLIGARTLYMIQYSRQFPDQSIGGLIAAFFKIWEGGIIFYGSALGGVIGYGLFYQLILRRLDVSGWRLADAVAPLLALGLAIGRIGCYLNGCCWGQVACEECRPVPLGAAHFPLLPAHARQQVVGDVASKEASLYLQTATGFVRVPDEEGKLKVVAVETDSPAARAGVKVGDRIAEVNGEPNEVARPGYDRLDEITQSWPRGKSKLELAVSRNGEVVKLPAFAPATVGLYPTQLYETVSMVLLILLLVAYYPYRRHDGQVMVLLMVGYAVHRFINESLRIEPAVGGGLTLSQWGSVVIFTAAVGIEIYLRRTMPTPPEPLIPVATLVPSLPPGAAPAQ; encoded by the coding sequence ATGCAACAAGTTCTATTCACGATCCCGATCTTCAAGGACTCGTTCAAGCCCGACGGCATCCCGATGTACGGGTTCGGGGCGATGCTGTTCGTGTGCTTCGTCGCGGTGACGGTGTGGGGGTCGCGGCGCGCCAAGCGGACCGCGAACATGCCGCCCGAGCGGTTCCAGGACATGGTCATCTGGCTGTTCGTGTCCGGTCTGATCGGCGCCCGCACCCTGTACATGATCCAGTATTCCCGCCAGTTCCCAGACCAGAGCATCGGCGGGCTGATCGCCGCGTTCTTCAAGATCTGGGAAGGCGGGATCATCTTCTACGGTTCGGCGCTCGGCGGGGTGATCGGCTACGGGCTCTTCTACCAGCTCATCCTGCGCCGGCTCGATGTGTCGGGCTGGCGCCTCGCGGACGCGGTGGCCCCGCTGCTCGCGCTCGGGCTCGCGATCGGCCGCATCGGGTGCTACCTCAACGGCTGCTGCTGGGGGCAGGTCGCGTGCGAGGAGTGCCGGCCGGTGCCGCTTGGCGCGGCTCACTTCCCACTGCTCCCCGCACACGCACGGCAACAAGTGGTGGGCGATGTTGCGAGTAAAGAGGCGTCGCTGTACCTCCAGACCGCCACCGGTTTCGTCCGTGTACCCGATGAAGAGGGGAAATTGAAAGTTGTGGCCGTCGAGACGGACTCCCCCGCGGCGCGCGCGGGCGTGAAGGTCGGGGACCGGATCGCCGAGGTCAACGGTGAACCGAACGAGGTGGCCCGTCCCGGCTACGACCGACTCGACGAAATCACCCAATCGTGGCCTCGGGGTAAATCGAAGTTAGAGCTTGCTGTGAGCCGCAACGGGGAGGTCGTGAAACTGCCCGCGTTCGCGCCCGCGACCGTTGGGCTGTACCCGACGCAGCTCTACGAAACCGTAAGCATGGTGCTGCTCATCCTGCTATTGGTCGCGTACTACCCGTACCGCCGGCACGACGGGCAGGTGATGGTGCTGCTCATGGTCGGCTACGCGGTTCACCGGTTCATCAACGAATCGCTCCGGATCGAGCCGGCCGTTGGCGGGGGCCTGACGCTCTCTCAGTGGGGCAGTGTGGTCATCTTCACGGCGGCGGTCGGGATCGAAATCTACTTGCGGCGCACGATGCCGACGCCGCCCGAGCCACTGATACCCGTCGCGACGTTGGTCCCCTCGCTCCCGCCGGGTGCGGCCCCCGCGCAGTGA